One segment of Schistocerca cancellata isolate TAMUIC-IGC-003103 chromosome 2, iqSchCanc2.1, whole genome shotgun sequence DNA contains the following:
- the LOC126153070 gene encoding allergen Cr-PI-like yields the protein MKTSVALLLAAVAFMGLAAGHRRERQDAASKEFLLRQKKLLQLIWHVGQPALLPELKEIASSFKFDEHVGDFKDPEIVNKFVNYYTRGYIKKRGEQLPAHYQYDELQVKALVDLLYSAKDFDTFYETAAWAREHVNDVLFCYVLNVVKLHRDDLFHLALPPFYELYPPLFVSNDIIKEAWQATLQGKTFNKGQPYVIHANYSGPPYADEADELLSYYTEDVGLLAFRDFMHYRFPFWAKMEDYGQANDTNRGDHFSYDIKATLSRYYLERLSNHLPDIEPLDFEKPVSGVEPDSSLTRYLSTVEERLLEAINFGYVLDTELKNHSLRDPSSFEMFARIVEGNADSINKDYYGSFYNRMLEYLGHDGGCCFYHLVRPTKPSMRGTPASASKSPLYYKILKRVALALDEFKSRLGPYSQKELLLPGVTVESLTVDKLVTYFEDYDFELNNAIPVASLEEAARLNVVVRTQRLTHVPFNYNIKVTSDKEVDVFVRLFIGPVYDAYGKELPLDEKRHNMVYVDSFSVKLKQGVNELLRKSKDISSYRQLPVSYNKLYEATEAALAGGTQPLPDYFLRIFGDVDRLVLPRGTREGLPLCTYVIISQCSSGNFRNPDPVIDNMCPKNSLFPFDRPIDELEFNVPNSFFGETVVFHRNADEIVSI from the exons CTAGCAAGGAGTTCCTCCTCCGGCAGAAGAAACTTCTGCAGCTCATATGGCATGTCGGACAACCTGCACTGCTTCCTGAACTGAAGGAGATTGCCAGTTCCTTTAAGTTTGATGAGCACGTTGGAGATTTCAAG GATCCAGAAATTGTCAACAAATTCGTCAATTACTACACACGCGGCTACATCAAGAAGCGCGGCGAACAGCTCCCGGCCCACTACCAGTACGACGAGCTCCAGGTCAAGGCACTCGTCGATCTCCTGTACTCCGCCAAGGACTTCGACACCTTCTACGAG ACAGCCGCCTGGGCCAGGGAACACGTGAACGACGTTCTGTTCTGCTACGTACTCAACGTCGTCAAGCTGCACCGCGACGATCTTTTCCACCTCGCGCTGCCGCCCTTCTACGAGCTCTACCCCCCGCTCTTTGTCAGTAATGACATCATCAAGGAGGCGTGGCAAGCTACCCTACAAG GGAAGACTTTCAACAAGGGGCAGCCGTACGTGATCCATGCCAACTACAGCGGGCCCCCTTATGCTGACGAAGCTGACGAGCTGCTGTCCTACTACACCGAGGACGTGGGCCTGCTCGCCTTCCGAGACTTCATGCACTACCGCTTCCCCTTCTGGGCCAAGATGGAGGACTACGGCCAGGCCAACGACACCAACCGAGGTGACCACTTCTCCTACGATATCAAGGCCACCCTCAGTCGGTACTACCTGGAGAGGCTCTCGAACCACCTCCCTGACATCGAACCCCTTGACTTcgagaaaccagtctcaggagtcgAGCCGGACAGCTCACTCACACGGTACCTCAGCACAGTGGAGGAAAGGCTTTTGGAAGCAATCAATTTTGGATACGTACTTGAC ACCGAACTCAAGAATCACTCTCTTCGTGATCCGTCGAGCTTTGAGATGTTCGCTCGAATCGTTGAAGGTAACGCAGACTCCATCAACAAGGATTACTACGGTTCATTCTACAACCGGATGCTGGAGTACCTGGGTCACGACGGTGGATGCTGCTTTTACCACCTGGTACGTCCC ACAAAACCGTCCATGCGGGGCACACCAGCATCTGCCTCCAAATCTCCTCTGTACTACAAGATTCTTAAGCGAGTTGCTCTGGCACTGGACGAGTTCAAGAGCCGCCTTGGACCTTACTCACAGAAAGAG ctgttgctgcctggcgtgaCAGTGGAGAGCCTGACCGTTGACAAGCTGGTCACGTACTTCGAGGACTACGACTTCGAGCTGAACAACGCTATTCCGGTGGCGAGCCTGGAAGAGGCCGCCAGACTGAATGTCGTGGTCCGCACCCAACGTCTGACGCACGTTCCCTTCAACTACAACATCAAAGTTACCAGTGATAAGGAGGTGGACGTCTTCGTTCGCCTCTTCATTGGCCCGGTCTACGACGCCTATGGCAAGGAGCTGCCTCTCGACGAGAAGAGGCACAACATGGTCTATGTCGACTCATTCAGCGTCAAAT TGAAACAGGGAGTGAATGAGCTGCTGAGGAAGTCGAAGGACATCAGCTCGTACAGACAGCTACCGGTCAGCTACAACAAGCTGTACGAAGCTACGGAGGCCGCCCTCGCTGGTGGGACACAGCCGCTCCCCGACTACTTCTTGCGCATATTCGGAGACGTGGACCGCCTGGTGCTGCCGCGTGGAACCCGAGAAGGTCTCCCGCTCTGTACCTACGTCATCATCAGCCAGTGCTCATCCGGGAACTTCAGAAACCCTGACCCAGTCATCGACAACATGTGCCCCAAGAACTCCCTATTCCCATTCGACAGGCCCATCGATGAGCTGGAGTTCAACGTGCCCAACTCGTTTTTCGGCGAAACTGTCGTCTTCCACAGGAACGCCGACGAGATCGTTAGCATCTGA